In the genome of Halobacteriovorax sp. DA5, the window ACCCAACTGCACTTCCTCAATCGAGCGAATTACAATCAAAACTTACTCTTATGTCTGAGTCATTGAGAAATGATGGGAGAATTTGGGTTCCTAAGAAAGCTGGAGATAGTCGAAAGGCCAATGAGATCCCTGAAGAGGATAGAGACTATTATCTTGAGAGAAAATATCCTAGTTTTGGAAACTTGGCACCTCGTGATATTTCTTCTCGTTCAGCAAAAGAGCAAATCGATTCAGGTCATGGTGTCGGTGTACTTAAGAATGCTGTCTATTTAGATTTTAAACATGCAATTGAAAGGCTGGGAATTGAGGTGATAAAAGACCGCTATGGGAACCTTTTTCAAATGTATGAAAAGATAACTGGAATTAATGCTTATCAAGAACCAATGATGATTTCACCTGCTGCCCACTTCTCAATGGGAGGGCTTTGGGTTGATTATGAATTGATGACAACGGTACCTGGCCTTTACGCAATAGGTGAATGTAATTATTCAGATCATGGTGCTAATCGCTTAGGTGCAAATTCTCTTTTACAGGCAAGTATTGATGGTTATTTCATTTTACCAAATACAATTAATAACTATCTTGCCGATGAAATGAAATATGATCAACCAGATATATCTCATGACGAATTTTCTAAATGTCTTGAAGAAGTTGAAGCACGTATAAAGATGCTTCTTAAAATTGATGGTTTGAAAACAGTTGATCATTACCATCGAGAACTCGGTAAAATTATGTGGCAAGAGTGTGCTATGAGTCGCAATAAGGCCGGTCTTGAAAAAGCAATTTCTGAAATAAAAGAATTAAAATCTGAATTTTGGAAAAATGTTAAAGTTACTGGTTCTAATAATGAGTTAAATCCCGAATTAGAAAAGGCACTTCGTTTAGCTGACTTTATTGAGCTAGGTGAACTTATGTGTCTTGATGCTCTTCAAAGAGAAGAGTCGTGTGGTGCTCACTTTCGAGAAGAGTACCAGAGTCCTGAAGGTGAAGCAGTTCGTAATGATGATGAGTACAGTTATGTGTCTGCTTGGGAGTACTCTAGTGGTGAGTATCAATTACATCGCGAAGAACTCAATTTTGAATATATTAAACCAACAATCAGATCATACAAGTAGGTAGCAATGAGAGTAACTTTTAAGATTTGGCGACAAGATAATTCAAAAGTTGATGGTCAATTTGTCGAATACGAACTTGAAAATATTAGTAGAGATATGTCCTTTCTCGAA includes:
- a CDS encoding fumarate reductase/succinate dehydrogenase flavoprotein subunit, producing MLDAKIPNGELKSKWSTYQAESKLLNPANRKKVSIIVVGSGLAGAGAAATLGELGYNVDCFCYQDSARRAHSVAAQGGVNAAKNYQHDGDSVWRMFYDTLKGGDFRSREANVYRLAELSAPLIDHFTQQGVPFAREYGGVLTNRSFGGVQVQRTFYARGQTGQQLLLAAYSQLSKMVKQGNVKMHPRTEMLDLVIIDGKAKGVITRNLETGELKKFMANAVVLATGGYSRVFRLSTLAIGCNGSAIWAAHKKGAFFAAPSFTQIHPTALPQSSELQSKLTLMSESLRNDGRIWVPKKAGDSRKANEIPEEDRDYYLERKYPSFGNLAPRDISSRSAKEQIDSGHGVGVLKNAVYLDFKHAIERLGIEVIKDRYGNLFQMYEKITGINAYQEPMMISPAAHFSMGGLWVDYELMTTVPGLYAIGECNYSDHGANRLGANSLLQASIDGYFILPNTINNYLADEMKYDQPDISHDEFSKCLEEVEARIKMLLKIDGLKTVDHYHRELGKIMWQECAMSRNKAGLEKAISEIKELKSEFWKNVKVTGSNNELNPELEKALRLADFIELGELMCLDALQREESCGAHFREEYQSPEGEAVRNDDEYSYVSAWEYSSGEYQLHREELNFEYIKPTIRSYK